The segment CTGCATTGAATTGCTCTGAGAGTAGGTGAGGAAGAAAAACTTCACGAGGCATGTCATTAGAAGATGCACGGGCACCTTGTGAGACTATTAgtttggtgatttttattgagtagatattattggttttttgaaGGATTATTACTATtgaactctttggtttttgcacccaataatttactttgcacaaaaattaaaaaaatttgatggatATGTGACTCTAAATTGAACTCTAGTtggaatctaattggatttgaactctttaatttttgcacccaataatttactttgcacaaaaattaaaaaaattgatggacATGTGACGTTAAATTGAACTctatttgaaatctaattagatttaaactttttaatttttgcaccttataattcacttgacataataatttaaaaattaaatgagacatatggtacaaaattagactccaattgaaatccaatttaaaatctaattagattttctctaatatatatatatatatatatatatatattaataataaaaagtctttttttaattatttttgagaaattcacacacaaatcctaacacattgaaaaaagaaaaacaacatttttcactaACAAATCATttgtgcccaaaaaaaaaaatcccaacttgaaattatttatttatttacaactttttatattgaGTGTAAGTATTTTCCAATGAGACAAATTATAGTGATATATGGATTGAGATAATGTGCATAATGCAATTGGTATGGAAGGTTGAGATTTAAAGTTACAAAAAGTAACTTTAAATCTCAatcattaaatataaaaaagagtaaaagtaaaaaagtaaagataaaaaaagtaaaaaatagttGTGAGGGAGTTGGGTGAATTGCACGTGTAATTGATGCAACTTTAAATTTCAaccattaaatataaaaaactagtatgtaacccgtGCTACCGCACGAGAATggatataattaaataagacaatgaaaaaaaaaattgcattttattagttaagtgttactattggtttttttttttttttttattaatcatgagtttattcatgtttaGAAGGCTTAGTTAaatctaaattcatattattaaccagaaaattttattaacaaaacttagcattatgtaatttttttacaatttcagtCGAGCAGACCAGCAAACCTTATATGATATGGCTTATCAACTGGTGCTTTACTTTTAATTGCTTATAAATAATTGGCATAAGAGTGGTTTGTGTGTATAGGTGGATTGTACGTTGGGCGTATATGaaatgttgtttgtattgtcTATCTTCTAGCTTAGATAAGTATAGTTTGATAGAATTCATATAATTGATTTCTGGGAGGTATGTGATGTGTGATCAGTGGAtggtttccttttatttttttattattattgtatggTTCCACATGAGTATGGTTCAGTGTCATCACAGTGACATAAAATATGCTTTGGACAAGAAAGATTGTGCTTTATTATTTAGTAGGTATTGTTTGGTAGATTAGATGTATAAATTTGGAGATTTTAAGTTACAAATGATGGTTCTAATTTATGATTTAGCAAACTTTATTAGAAAATGCAAATGATTCAAATTTTATGGTTCTAGCctgtaaccccatgcatatgcatggatatacttaaaaaatacacattaaggtgcatagtataattcctatatatatatatatataatttaaatactattgatatatagttattcttattttttgttaactctttaaaaaatcttgtaagaatattattaagtagaaaatgtaaattgtccatattgtttttttaaaaaaattattaattcttaatttttgatattgtgaagcactttttttttctttttttttcttgcttatttTCTAAGTGATAATTGCCTGCttcataatgtttttttaattattatttatatataattcaaaaacaaaattttcacaaaaagaaaggaaaacgtTTACTCACCTTTTCTTAGGAGTGTGTGATTTGTTTTGTTAACGGAGACTCTGTTTTTTTATCTTCATcataccactaaaaaaaaaaaaacgattgcACAAATTGCAGCCCAAATTGGGGAAAACATAAGAATATGAAAGCAAGGGAGATAGAGAGAAACTACCTTCAATGCCTTTAAAAACTCAGAGAAAAGATTATGCATTTGAGAAATAGACGAAAGTTAATTGTGAAGATCTATGCGAGAGTGAAAGTTTGtgttagttttaacttttaagtggTGAAGGTGtaggaatgtttttttttttggtgtggaaaATGTGGCTGAATGTTTCTGGAAGGTTGTATGTTTATGCTTATATGAACAATGAATGGGATGGTAGGGATTTTTATAGTGTGCAAGTTAAATGTTTTTGCTTAGGTGAATGAACTTGATTATTGTGGTTTTCTAACTTCCGTGTTAGGTGTTAATgcatgcacaaaaatttaaaattttagataaaatacatgatgcaaaattaactatccaatttagaatttaaattatattttctctcagttttgatttaaaaaatatatattcccaAAAATTTAGAAAGGATTTTAGAGTGATTGggactgataaaaaaaaaaaaaaaaaaaaaaaaactacgtgAAAAGccaagagacagagagagtcaTTAAAGACTCCTACGTGATTTGAggaaatttgtatatttatgtATGGTGTGGTCTTCACTTGATacctaaatttagaaaaatatattgggACACATGGTttaaaattagaactctaatttggaattctatatttgaatttaattgaaaaatctaaTGTAATGTACTTAAGATATTGTACATAAATTTTAccctatttaaaaatattttaaaaaatccttACCATCatctaattgatgaaaaatgttgacatatataGTAAATGAAATTCATGAAGCCAAGGTCACTTTGACGACTAAAAGTatgaagaaatattttattgtataagaaTGGGTTTGAAATAAGAGTAAAGGCGGAAgaccaaatttttaattttttagcataGAACTAATGGCTTCCTTTTTACTATTAAGTACAAACgaaaaattgcattttattGCTCAGTGACAATAGTTGTATGTGTATTGCTACTAATTAATCGCTTGTATTGTTATTTTAAGTATTCAAACAAAAGTACCAAACATAAGTTCTAAGGCATACCATGTTTGTGAAGGACTCCCTTCTAGGATACGAAATGAGACCCAATATTGCCCAATACTTTGTCCATTAACCCAAGCTTCCCCTTTTCCCATAGAACCAAGGTTTAATGCAACAGGGTCATTTCCTTTGGGTGCATCAAATTGAGTCTATAAAGACAATCCATGAAGATAAGGTTAGTGCTGATTAAGTATACAGAAATAGTTCAGGCAAGAATAATTAGCATGACAAAGCATTAGCAGAATTTATACCTTGTACCATGTGAGTCTTTGATGATTAGAGTTTCCAAACCTTCTCCATTGAATATTACTTGACCCTTGTTCTACGTGAATATTTAATTTCTCTCCTAATAGCCCAACCTCCATGAAATTATTGCATGGAATTAGCTAGTTCGAGATCATAATCTCATTAGTAATAAACTTTGTAGATGAAAAATGGGTTATGACAATCTTTGAGTGAGCACTTGATATGAAAGAATaacatgaaaatataatttgtggataaataaagcattacagattgaaaatacaaatatagatATAAGAAATGAACCTGGTATCCCCATGTATAGTATGTGAAATCTTCGGcatcatttttgtttagtaTCCTTACTCTATGTAATCCAGTAACTCTTCTCTCAAGAAATGATCTTGAGTCCTTCATGCCACAAATAAAAAGTAACTCAATACAGTTTTTGAACTcgaaaacatatatataagataaatgTTACAGAATATACACTAATGGGGATGAAACAATAAAGGCATGACTGGatgtaattttctaaaaaaaatggaatctaACGAAAACTTAATTCTCCTCATTCATGTGGCTGAATGTTTGTGGAAGGTTGTATGTTTATGCTTATATGAACAATGAATGGGATGGTAGGGATTTTTATAGTGTGCAAGTTAAATGTTTTTGCTTAGGTGAATGAACTTGATTATTGTGGTTTTCTAATTTCCGTGTTAGGTGTTAATgcatgcacaaaaatttaaaattttagataagatacatgatgcaaaattaattatccaatttaaaatttaaattatattttctctcagctttgattttataaatatatatataattcctttggcacaaaaattaagaaaggaTTTTAGAGTGATTGGGAttgatgtgaaaaaaaaaaaaaaaaaaaaaaaaaaaaaaacacaaacaaacgtGAAAAGCCAAGAGATGAGAGAGTCATTAAAGACTCCCACGTGATTTGAggaaatttgtatatttatgtATGGTGTGGTCTTCACTTGACacctaaatttagaaaaatatattgggACACATGGCTcaaaattatactctaattttatattgaaattgGTGTGATTCTCACATGAATCTAGACACATGTCACacaattagagttctaatttggaattgcaatttggacacgtggcacaaaattagagttctaatttgaaattgcaatttgagtttctctctgcttcacctattattttatatatagatatatagatgaGGGACAGATGCGCTGGGTCAATCCCCCTCGGTTATctcacaaaaaattttcaatttttacttctcataaaattttttttaatcaatggtCGAGAGTAAAAGTTGCTTTTCACAACTATTaatctcaactttttttttttttttttttttttttggagaaacatctcaactattaaaataattgcATCAGTTGCAATCCCATAAGTATTGCCCCTGCTCTCAATCCAATACTCATATATACTATATGCCTGTATGCATAAAAGGCCAAaattcacagagagagagagagagtgcaaGCGAAAATTGCGAGACAGACACTGAGAGAGAGAACGAGTCAACCTCGGCTACAAAATGTTTCAACCCAATAACCAGGTGAGTCCCTATTCTAAGTTTCTAAGTTTCTAAGTTTTCtcactctttttctttgctaagaaaatataagaaaaaataataaaaataattgaaaggaaaatttGGAATCTTTGTAACCGTGAACACCAGGGTTTGAATTTggaatttctttcttttcttttatctacTTGTTTCTGTgcccacattttttttcccaccaaCCAAGCACAGCATTAGGGTTTCTCATGCATGcccttgttttcttctttacaGTTGTTTAAAGCTTTAATTTTTCCCAAGACAAAAGCAAAAGGGACTTCAATTATagtttttgtttagtgttttaaactgttagattgaaaaattttgttctGGGTATTTGTGAAATGCTCATAAAGTAAGCTCTGTTGAAATGTTAAGTGAAAATTGAAGGTTTGGTTTGTAATGGTACTGACATAAGCATTGACTTCaattatagtttttgttttagtgttttaaactgttagattgaaaatttttgttctgGGTATTTGTGAAATGCTCATAAAGTAAGCCCTGTTGAAATATTAAGTGAAAATTGAAGGTTTGGTTTGTAATGGTACTGACAAAAGCATTTTGACCTTGAAGGAAAATTTGGGTAGTTTTTGTCTTTAGTGTTTATGctttaaaatagtattttttaacTACTTGATGATCTTTCTCTCTATGCAGCTTCCAGTTCAAACTATCAAAGATTCATCAGCATTGATGCAAGTTGATCAGACTGAGAAAAGTATAGTTGTAAGGGATGAAAAGCAAAATGGAGGATTTGCACATGCTGAGACTATCATATACTATTCTAAGGTTGTGAAGATTATTAAATTTCAGAGCTGCTTTGACATATTGGTTGATTGCATCTGCTAATGGAAATAATAAATCTTTTGTTCTATGGCTCTTTTTGAGGTGTTGTAtaacaaatatgcaaaattttatatttgtttcttatttCATGGTCTACATCTTGCCAGTGACAACTGGACCAAATAGCATCTCCTTCCCCTATAAGTAAGGGGGGTGAGGCCATGGGTACAATTTATGCAGGTGTGCGACTTGTGTATTTACCCATTTAAAATGTTCACGGATATGTCATTTCTTAATAGGGTTTACTGTATATTGAGTAGCAATGTGTCAAACTAATTTACCTATTTAAAATGTTCGTGGATATGTCATTTCTTAATACATTTACTGTATATCGAGTGGCAATGTGTATAACTAACTAAACTAACTTCGCAATAACTTCATCTGTCCAGAGACTTCAAGATGATCTGCAAATGTTAGGGATGAAAATCAAAGGTCATGAGGACAATATAAAATTTCTGAATGCTCAAAATAACAAATTAGATGACCTCATTCTTGATTTGCAAGgtataatctttttctttattttttatttttatttatttttaattagtcACTAATGTTAAGCAAGCCCATCTTAGCAAGTGAATGAAATGCAGATAACTTGAGTACATGACTAATTTCTAAAGCCATATACAACAGCCAGCTTCTTAAGGATACAGTTTTAACTATCATGTTATAAGATATCTTGCTCTTGGTTAAAACTTGCGCCCCATATCATTAGATAAAGAAGATCTCAATTGTGTAAGTTTTTGTTATCAAAGAAGATACTGAAGCAACCATCTCTCCTCATTCTTAACATCATCATTTATGCTTACCTGAGAATTTTATGGAAATTATAAACTAAAAGATGAAGTGTATAAAAGTGTTTGACATCAGGTCCATGTTGTTTGGGTAGGAAAGGACTTaagttaagttcaaattttcaaatgtcTAAGACTTTGACTCTTTGATTCCATATTTGTATTAACTACAAGTTTCATCTCAGTTACCTTGGGCAAGCATCATGGTTCGAGCACTCCGAAGATTGAAATTGAGAACCATTCCCAACTTCAGACTGAGGACCAAACAACTGAACTGATTCTACAGCATGAAAAATCTGCTGCTGGtattttgtgtcaattgaaaGCTCGACATGGTCCTCAGGCTTCCCATCTTCAATTGACCAAGGATGTGCTGGGTATTGTTGCTACACTTGGTAAAGTGGACGATGATAATCTTAGCAGGTTTGATTGACTTTGCACTTCATTTGCTCTCAATTTTTGGTATTCTGCATAAGTTATGGTCTTGCCATCAACTGCATTTGATCATTTATGGTTCTCTTTTGGATAAAAATAGACTATGACATTTTAGTAGCTTCGTCATCAATGCTTCTTTGTTGGGGTTTAGTGTGCCTACTTTAGAATGGGTTAGAATGAATTTAGGTGCTATAAAATATTGCCAAAATGGCTCATTGATTAGGAGGTCCAAATGAATGAGTGGGCCTGTTTACTTACTAGGCTGGGGATGGGATATTTTGGCAGGGGACATTGTGACTAATGACTATTAACAATTCTATGCTATGCTTAATATAAttgtccttttatttatttggaatgCAGGCTTTTTTCAGAGTACTTAGGGTTGGAGACTATGCTGGCCATTGTCTGTAAGACTTATGAAGGTGTTAAAGCCCTAGAAACATATGACAAGCAAGGCTGCATAAATAAAAGTTCTGGTCTTCACGCACTTGGTGCTACTATTGGAAGGAATATGGATGGCAGATTTCTCGTCATTTGTCTTGAAAATATAATGCATGAGTCTCATATTTTGTCTTTGTTTGACAATTTGGACTTGTAGTTTGTAAACCTTCTAAAAGAATTCTTTTCCCCCTTTCACAGGCCATATGCAGGTGAGTTTGTAGCAGATGACCCTCAAAGGAGGCTTGATCTTGTAAAGCCAAAATTACCTAATGGGGAGTGCCCTCCTGGCTTTCTTGGGTTTGCTGTCAATATGATCAATGTGGACAACGCAAACTTATTTTGTGTCACAGCTAGTGGACATGGCCTCAGGGAGACTCTATTTTACAATCTCTTCTCTCGTCTTCAAGTATATAGAACAAGGCAAGACATGGTAAGTGCTCTTCCTTGTATAAGTGATGGAGCCGTTTCTTTGGATGGAGGGATGATTAGGAGTACCAGTGTGTTTTCCCTAGGGGATCGGTAAGAAGCTCTGCTATCACAAATGAATTTCACATTATTTCCATATACATATTTTGTTaacttcttttctcttcttcaaaACTTAATCTTGTGTTTGCAATTAGTAAGATGCCTGCAgtatttttacttattttaaaaaaagaaaaagaaaactgaagcctacaatatttttttaacacaaatgcCTAAATAATGTTCTTCTCCTAATTGTGGTTGAATTTCTGTTAATTAAATTGCTATATGAGATGCTCGACCCATGGACTTTCTGCCACTCCTCTGCCCTTTCAAAGGTAAAATCATGATTGTTAAAAGCACTGTAGTGTTCCTGCTTCTTGTTCAGCCACCAGTCTACAAATTGTAAAATCCTGAAGTACAGTGGCTTTTTAGGTTGGAAAGCATTAATCCCCTCTTTCTGAAAACTCTTCTCCAACTATGTAGGGTACTTTGTCAAAATTAGAATTGTTCTCATTATACTTTATGATTCCTAGGCATTAGTTATATTTGATATGTCTAAACTTATTAGCTTATTAGGGTTTTAAATCATTATAAATTATGGATCCTGAATTTCTACTCTATTTCGTTTTATTGTCATGCTGTTGCTCAAAGTCAAACATTAGAAGATAAAAATTTGAACCTGAGCGTGTAGAAGCAAAATCTATAACACACAATTACTATAACTCTTCCACGAAacctaagttctacaagaacGCTAGGCtagcaaaataatagagaaaacctctctagcaaacttttattaaaaaacacaTATAATATTAATCAACctctctataaagagtatttataggaataaaatttctcctactccttttagaaaaagaaataataaacctacttctacttgagaaaggaaaaacaactatgaaaagaaaaataattaaaatcctaattcaactagGAAAAGGATTTTAATAGAACTTGTAAAagcaaataaatcctaattcctctatgaaagagaaaacaacataaaatattaaaatattttattctccaTTAACCAATCTacatcaatttcaatttcattgtTTAAAAGAATTGGAATTTTAATTGTTGCTTCATCTTAGTTTTGGAACCTCTTGATGATGTTAGGGAAGATGTAGATGTGAAATTCCCAAAACCCTTGGTGACTTCAACCCTACCTGAAAAACACATTGAGGCTGAGAGGCAGGTCAAGGAGGTgagatggaaaaaagaaaaaatgcagGACGATATTCAAAGAGAACAAGCATTATTGAATCATGCAAAGTTCAATTTTGATAGAAAGAAGCAAGAGTTTCTGAAGTTCCTTGCTGAAAGCTCATCATATGTAACTCAGGTAATGCCTTCAACTGATCCCTAACTAACAGCAATTTGTGGTTTGCTTATGGAAGCaacttttttaagtttaattagTAGACATGAAGTAGAAATTAAACTTTTAAATTGACAGATGTTGTATGCTATTTACTACTTTTTTGGGTGAGGGGGTTGGCAATTAACTCGATCTTTGTGAACAATGCATTGAAATTCCCTCTGTTTTGAGCATgaccagaaaatattttattgacaAAGATAAATCCTTATGTCCTCTTTTAAATTATGATGTCAATTAAGTGCTGTGTTGGAGACTTACTGATCAGCAATAGTTTTGATCAATGATAATGATGCTGTTATGACTGCCAAAGTATGTGAACCCATCTATGAAAGCAGCAATATTTCAACAATGTTGATATTGCATATGATGGATTTACTCTCTAGGATCAAATCTTATTTGTTTTCCAAGCCTTGTGATGACCACACGTTTGGAAAAGCCAGAAATGCAAAGCATTTTGGTGTTATCCCTTTCTTTCAATCCTCTCTCTAGTTTTCTCATATATTCTATGTTTGTGgatgacttataaattttataaatgcaACTTTACAGGCAGCACCAGTGACCCCAAGATGATGTTTATGTTAAACAAACCAAGCCTAAAATTAGTGCAGTTGGAGGGAATGGAGGAGCCATTACAGTCGGTGTTTGTCAGCATGAGCTATGGCTGAGATCCATGCTTCGTTTCCAGTTGTGGATGCAA is part of the Quercus robur chromosome 9, dhQueRobu3.1, whole genome shotgun sequence genome and harbors:
- the LOC126700319 gene encoding protein DEFECTIVE IN MERISTEM SILENCING 3-like codes for the protein MFQPNNQLPVQTIKDSSALMQVDQTEKSIVVRDEKQNGGFAHAETIIYYSKRLQDDLQMLGMKIKGHEDNIKFLNAQNNKLDDLILDLQVTLGKHHGSSTPKIEIENHSQLQTEDQTTELILQHEKSAAGILCQLKARHGPQASHLQLTKDVLGIVATLGKVDDDNLSRLFSEYLGLETMLAIVCKTYEGVKALETYDKQGCINKSSGLHALGATIGRNMDGRFLVICLENIMPYAGEFVADDPQRRLDLVKPKLPNGECPPGFLGFAVNMINVDNANLFCVTASGHGLRETLFYNLFSRLQVYRTRQDMVSALPCISDGAVSLDGGMIRSTSVFSLGDREDVDVKFPKPLVTSTLPEKHIEAERQVKEVRWKKEKMQDDIQREQALLNHAKFNFDRKKQEFLKFLAESSSYVTQAAPVTPR